One window from the genome of Mercenaria mercenaria strain notata unplaced genomic scaffold, MADL_Memer_1 contig_4702, whole genome shotgun sequence encodes:
- the LOC128554084 gene encoding uncharacterized protein LOC128554084 gives MAEVGHDEGEENAGYILYQRVPKGKEATLRNDGRKPLQDLNNIVPRIRNLALNEKHCVPPKRHAEPEEPHSEAVTTKKKRSSGNLEEFLSFEPTERPAWREATITGDINSIPPISEMIKDIVHYEKTYEKLKKTARKTDRKQIIRSLLTKFLCNVQKEEDIGVKEEGKTEEIMHILDKEFDIDEAGANRKLSDSSAVMSEERKLCVEDKRNESPEFDTYPSLEEELGDYHGRLSSSGDAKPSKTELETKNLYKAYKHITNELNKSKTETDMYAVDKNSTEAIDDCKGVLDLDSLIIHTHRILMQGVMKETQMPGRFSTNDRKANFKGKEYWYPTFEDEIFADVAVQTLVDKVNDIMDNIRYKNVSDEEKYKLYFKCSSLFLFVFLTLHPFADGNGRLARFLASYNLLTFSPFMTPVYNVFSSSRECDYIQSLVDTREGLQISKKITAKDEAVKLTISVMRQKPRDLCSMLIESNWTIWRQLLVRLGDRSIKLFEWEVQNQTFLSRTFEASESVQ, from the exons ATGGCAGAAGTGGGACATGACGAGGGGGAGGAAAATGCAGGGTACATTTTGTACCAGAGAGTACCG aAAGGCAAGGAGGCAACATTGAGAAATGATGGTAGAAAACCACTGCAGGATCTGAATAACATTGTTCCTAGGATAAGGAATTTGGCTCTGAATGAg AAGCATTGTGTGCCACCAAAGAGGCATGCAGAGCCTGAAGAGCCCCATTCTGAAGCTGTTACTACCAAGA aaaaaaggTCATCTGGTAATCTTGAGGAGTTCCTCTCATTTGAGCCAACAGAGAGACCTGCATGGAGGGAAGCTACTATTACTGGGGATATCAATTCAATACCTCCAATTTCTGAAATGATCAAAGACATTGTGCATTATGAAAAAACCTATGAGAAATTGAAGAAAACTGCTAGAAAAACTGACAGAAAACAAATCATTAGAAGTTTACTTACTAAGTTCTTGTGCAATGTACAGAAAGAAGAAGATATTGGAGTGAAAGAGGAAGGAAAGACCGAGGAAATCATGCATATTTTGGACAAAGAATTTGATATTGATGAGGCTGGAGCAAACAGGAAACTTTCTGACAGTTCAGCTGTTATGTCAGAGGAAAGGAAACTATGTGTGGAAGATAAAAGAAATGAATCACCAGAATTTGATACATACCCAAGTCTAGAGGAAGAACTTGGTGATTATCATGGAAGACTATCAAGTTCAGGTGATGCAAAGCCATCAAAAACTgaattagaaacaaaaaatttgTATAAAGCTTACAAACACATCACAAATGAACTTAATAAGTCTAAGACTGAAACAGATATGTATGCTGTAGACAAGAACTCAACTGAAGCCATTGATGACTGTAAAGGTGTTTTAGATCTTGACTCTTTGATTATCCACACTCACAGAATCTTGATGCAAGGTGTAATGAAGGAGACGCAGATGCCAGGAAGATTCAGTACAAATGATAGAAAAGCTAATTTCAAAGGCAAGGAATACTGGTATCCCACATTTGAAGACGAAATATTTGCCGATGTAGCTGTTCAGACTTTGGTTGACAAAGTGAATGACATTATGGATAACATCAGGTATAAGAATGTTTCAGATGAAGAGAAATATAAACTTTACTTCAAATGTTCCAGCCTTTTCCTCTTTGTGTTTCTTACCCTGCATCCATTTGCAGATGGAAATGGCAGACTTGCCCGTTTTCTTGCAAGTTACAATCTTCTCACATTCTCACCATTTATGACGCCAGTCTACAATGTGTTCAGCTCATCCAGGGAATGTGATTATATTCAGTCATTAGTTGACACAAGAGAAGGTCTTcagatttcaaagaaaataactGCTAAGGATGAGGCTGTAAAGTTGACGATTTCTGTAATGCGTCAAAAACCTCGTGATTTGTGTTCCATGCTTATTGAGTCAAATTGGACAATTTGGCGACAGTTGTTGGTCAGATTGGGCGACAGAAGTATCAAGCTTTTTGAATGGGAAGTCCAGAATCAGACATTCTTGAGCAGGACTTTTGAGGCATCTGAATCTGTTCAATAA